From a single Hippopotamus amphibius kiboko isolate mHipAmp2 chromosome X, mHipAmp2.hap2, whole genome shotgun sequence genomic region:
- the MED12 gene encoding mediator of RNA polymerase II transcription subunit 12 isoform X17 codes for MAAFGILSYEHRPLKRPRLGPPDVYPQDPKQKEDELTALNVKQGFNNQPAVSGDEHGSAKNVNFNPAKISSNFSSIIAEKLRCNTLPDTGRRKPQVNQKDNFWLVTARSQSAINTWFTDLAGTKPLTQLAKKVPIFSKKEEVFGYLAKYTVPVMRAAWLIKMTCAYYAAISETKVKKRHVVDPFMEWTQIITKYLWEQLQKMAEYYRPGPAGGGGCGSAIGPLPHDVEVAIRQWDYNEKLAMFMFQDGMLDRHEFLTWVLECFEKIRPGEDELLKLLLPLLLRYSGEFVQSAYLSRRLAYFCTRRLALQLDGVSSHSSHVMSAQSTSTLPTTPAPQPPTSSTPSTPFSDLLMCPQHRPLVFGLSCILQTILLCCPSALVWHYSLTDSRIKTGSPLDHLPIAPSNLPMPEGNSAFTQQVRAKLREIEQQIKERGQAVEVRWSFDKCQEATAGFTIGRVLHTLEVLDSHSFERSDFSNSLDSLCNRIFGLGPSKDGHEISSDDDAVVSLLCEWAVSCKRSGRHRAMVVAKLLEKRQAEIEAERCGESEAADEKGSIASGSLSALSAPIFQDVLLQFLDTQAPMLTDPRSESERVEFFNLVLLFCELIRHDVFSHNMYTCTLISRGDLAFGAPGPRPPSPFDDPADDAERKEAEGSSSSKLEDPGLSESMDIDPSSSVLFEDMEKPDFSLFSPTMPCEGKGSPSPEKPDVEKEVKPPPKEKLEGTLGVLYDQPRHVQYATHFPIPQEESCSHECNQRLVVLFGVGKQRDDARHAIKKITKDILKVLNRKGTAETDQLAPIVPLNPGDLTFLGGEDGQKRRRNRPEAFPTAEDIFAKFQHLSHYDQHQVTAQVSRNVLEQITSFALGMSYHLPLVQHVQFIFDLMEYSLSISGLIDFAIQLLNELSVVEAELLLKSSDLVGSYTTSLCLCIVAVLRHYHACLILNQDQMAQVFEGLCGVVKHGMNRSDGSSAERCILAYLYDLYTSCSHLKSKFGELFSDFCSKVKNTIYCNVEPSESNMRWAPEFMIDTLENPAAHTFTYTGLGKSLSENPANRYSFVCNALMHVCVGHHDPDRVNDIAILCAELTGYCKSLSAEWLGVLKALCCSSNNGTCGFNDLLCNVDVSDLSFHDSLATFVAILIARQCLLLEDLIRCAAIPSLLNAACSEQDSEPGARLTCRILLHLFKTPQLNPCQSDGNKPTVGIRSSCDRHLLAASQNRIVDGAVFAVLKAVFVLGDAELKGSGFTVTGGTEELPEEEGGGGSGGRRQGGRNISVETASLDVYAKYVLRSICQQEWVGERCLKSLCEDSNDLQDPVLSSAQAQRLMQLICYPHRLLDSEDGENPQRQRIKRILQNLDQWTMRQSSLELQLMIKQTPNNEMNSLLENIAKATIEVFQQSAETGSSSGNTASNMPSSSKTKPVLSSLERSGVWLVAPLIAKLPTSVQGHVLKAAGEELEKGQHLGSSSRKERDRQKQKSMSLLSQQPFLSLVLTCLKGQDEQREGLLTSLYSQIHQIVNNWRDDQYLDDCKPKQLMHEALKLRLNLVGGMFDTVQRSTQQTTEWAVLLLEIIISGTVDMQSNNELFTTVLDMLSVLINGTLAADMSSISQGSMEENKRAYMNLVKKLRKELGERQSDSLEKVRQLLPLPKPTRDVITCEPQGSLIDTKGNKIAGFDSIFKKEGLQVSTKQKISPWDLFEGLKPSAPLSWGWFGTVRVDRRVARGEEQQRLLLYHTHLRPRPRAYYLEPLPLPPEDEEPPAPTLLEPEKKAPEPPKTDKPGAAPPSTEERKKKSTKGKKRSQPAAKTEDYGMGPGRSGPYGVTVPPDLLHHANPGSMSHLSYRQGSIGLYTQNQPLPAGGPRVDPYRPVRLPMQKLPTRPPYPGVLPTTMSGVMGLEPSSYKTSVYRQQQPAVPQGQRLRQQLQAKIQSQGMLGQSSVHQMTPSSSYGLQTSQGYTPYVSHVGLQQHAGPAGTMVPPSYSSQPYQSTHSSTNPTLVDPTRHLQQRPSGYVHQQAPTYGHGLTSTQRFSHQTLQQTPMIGTMTPLGAQGVQASVRSASILPEQQQQQQQQQQQQQQQQQQQQQQQQQQQYHIRQQQQQQILRQQQQQQQQQQQQQQQQQQQQQQQQQQQQQQQAHQQQQQAAPPQPQPQSQPQFQRQGLQQTQQQQQTAALVRQLQQQLSNTQPQPSTNIFGRY; via the exons ATGGCGGCCTTCGGGATCTTGAGCTACGAACATCGGCCCCTGAAGCGGCCGCGTCTTGGGCCTCCCGATGTATACCCTCAAGATCCCAAACAGAAGGAG GATGAACTGACGGCCTTGAATGTAAAACAAGGTTTCAATAACCAGCCCGCTGTCTCTGGGGATGAACATGGCAGTGCCAAGAATGTCAACTTCAATCCTGCCAAG ATCAGTTCCAACTTCAGCAGCATTATTGCAGAGAAGTTACGTTGTAACACCCTACCTGACACCGGTAGGAGGAAGCCCCAAGTGAACCAGAAGGACAACTTCTGGCTGGTGACTGCACGATCCCAGAGTGCCATTAACACCTGGTTCACCGATCTGGCTGGCACCAAGCCACTCACACAGTTAGCCAAAAAG GTCCCCATTTTTAGTAAGAAGGAAGAAGTGTTTGGGTACTTGGCCAAATACACAGTGCCTGTGATGAGGGCTGCCTGGCTCATCAAGATGACCTGTGCCTACTATGCAGCAATCTCAGAGACCAAGGTTAAGAAGAGACATGTCGTTGACCCCTTCATGG AATGGACTCAGATCATCACCAAGTACTTATGGGAACAGCTGCAAAAGATGGCTGAGTACTACCGGCCAGGGCctgctggaggtgggggctgtGGTTCTGCTATAGGGCCCTTGCCCCATGATGTTGAGGTGGCGATCCGGCAGTGGGACTACAACGAGAAGCTGGCCATGTTCATGTTTCAG GACGGAATGCTGGACAGACATGAGTTCCTTACCTGGGTACTTGAGTGTTTTGAGAAAATCCGCCCTGGAGAGGATGAATTGCTTAAActgctgctgcccctgctgcTTCGA TACTCTGGGGAATTCGTTCAGTCTGCGTACCTCTCCCGCCGCCTTGCTTACTTCTGTACTCGGAGACTGGCCCTGCAGCTGGATGGAGTGAGCAGCCACTCGTCTCATGTGATGTCTGCTCAGTCGACAAGCACACTGCCCACCACCCCTGCTCCTCAGCCCCCAACTAGCAGCACACCGTCTACACCCTTTAGTGACCTACTTATGTGCCCTCAGCACCGGCCCCTAGTTTTTGGCCTCAGCTGTATCCTTCAG ACCATCCTCCTGTGTTGTCCTAGTGCCCTGGTTTGGCACTACTCGCTGACTGATAGCCGAATCAAGACTGGCTCACCACTAGACCACCTGCCTATTGCTCCCTCCAACCTGCCCATGCCAGAGGGCAACAGTGCCTTCACTCAGCAG GTCCGTGCAAAGTTGCGGGAGATCGAGCAGCAGATCAAGGAACGAGGACAGGCCGTTGAGGTTCGCTGGTCTTTTGATAAGTGCCAGGAAGCTACTGCAG GCTTCACCATTGGACGGGTGCTCCACACTTTGGAAGTACTGGACAGCCATAGTTTTGAGCGCTCTGACTTCAGCAACTCTCTTGATTCCCTCTGTAATCGAATCTTCGGATTGGGGCCCAGCAAGGATGGACACGAG ATCTCCTCAGATGATGATGCTGTGGTATCCTTACTGTGTGAATGGGCTGTCAGCTGCAAGCGTTCTGGTCGGCATCGCGCGATGGTTGTAGCCAAGCTGCTGGAGAAGAGACAGGCAGAGATTGAGGCTGAG CGTTGTGGAGAATCGGAAGCTGCAGATGAGAAGGGTTCCATCGCCTCTGGCTCCCTTTCTGCTCTCAGTGCTCCCATTTTCCAGGATGTCCTCCTGCAGTTTCTGGATACACAGGCTCCCATGCTGA CGGACCCCCGAAGTGAGAGTGAGCGAGTGGAATTCTTCAACTTGGTGCTGCTGTTCTGTGAACTGATTCGACATGACGTTTTCTCCCACAACATGTATACTTGTACCCTCATCTCCCGAGGGGACCTTGCCTTCGGAGCCCCTGGTCCCCGGCCTCCCTCTCCCTTTGATGACCCTGCCGATGACGCCGAGCGCAAGGAGGctgagggcagcagcagcagcaagctgGAG GATCCAGGGCTCTCAGAGTCTATGGACATCGACCCTAGCTCCAGTGTGCTCTTTGAGGACATGGAGAAGCCTGATTTCTCA TTGTTCTCCCCCACTATGCCCTGTGAGGGGAAGGGCAGTCCATCCCCTGAGAAACCAGATGTTGAAAAGGAGGTGAAGCCCCCACCCAAGGAGAAGCTAGAAGGGACCCTTGGGGTTCTTTATGACCAGCCGCGGCATGTGCAGTATGCCACGCACTTTCCCATCCCCCAG GAGGAGTCATGCAGCCATGAGTGCAACCAGCGGTTGGTCGTACTGTTTGGGGTGGGAAAGCAGCGAGATGATGCCCGCCATGCCATCAAGAAAATTACCAAGGATATCCTGAAGGTTCTGAACCGCAAAGGGACAGCGGAAACTG ACCAGCTTGCTCCTATTGTGCCTCTGAATCCTGGAGACCTGACATTCTTAG GTGGGGAGGATGGACAGAAGCGGAGGCGCAACCGGCCTGAAGCCTTCCCCACTGCTGAGGATATCTTTGCTAAGTTCCAGCACCTTTCGCATTATGACCAACACCAAGTCACGGCTCAG GTCTCCCGGAATGTTCTGGAGCAGATCACGAGCTTTGCCCTTGGCATGTCGTACCACTTGCCTCTGGTGCAGCACGTGCAGTTCATCTTTGACCTCATGGAGTATTCCCTCAGCATCAGCGGCCTCATCGACTTTGCCATTCAG CTACTGAATGAACTGAGTGTAGTTGAGGCCGAGTTGCTTCTCAAATCCTCGGACCTGGTGGGCAGCTACACCACCAGCCTGTGCCTGTGCATCGTGGCTGTCCTGCGGCACTATCACGCCTGCCTCATCCTCAACCAGGACCAGATGGCACAGGTCTTTGAGGG GCTGTGTGGCGTAGTCAAGCATGGGATGAATCGGTCTGATGGCTCCTCCGCAGAACGCTGTATCCTTGCTTATCTCTATGATCTGTACACCTCCTGTAGCCATTTAAAGAGCAAATTTGGGGAGCTCTTCAG CGACTTCTGCTCCAAGGTGAAGAATACCATCTACTGCAACGTGGAGCCGTCAGAATCCAACATGCGCTGGGCACCCGAGTTCATGATTGACACTCTGGAGAACCCTGCCGCTCATACCTTCACCTACACGGGGCTAGGCAAGAGTCTTAGTGAGAACCCTGCTAACCGCTACAGCTTTGTCTGCAATGCCCTTATGCACGTCTGTGTGGGGCACCATGATCCCGATAG GGTGAATGACATCGCAATCCTGTGTGCAGAGCTGACCGGCTATTGCAAGTCACTGAGTGCAGAGTGGCTGGGAGTGCTTAAGGCTTTGTGCTGCTCCTCTAACAATGGCACTTGTGGTTTCAACGACCTCCTCTGCAATGTAGAT GTCAGTGACCTGTCTTTTCACGACTCCCTGGCCACTTTTGTTGCCATCCTCATTGCTCGGCAGTGTCTGCTCCTGGAGGATCTGATTCGCTGTGCAGCCATCCCTTCGCTCCTTAATGCTG CTTGCAGTGAACAGGACTCTGAGCCAGGAGCCCGGCTTACCTGCCGCATCCTTCTTCACCTTTTCAAGACACCTCAGCTCAATCCTTGCCAGTCGGATGGGA ACAAGCCTACTGTAGGAATCCGCTCCTCCTGTGACCGCCACCTGCTGGCTGCCTCCCAGAACCGCATTGTGGATGGAGCTGTGTTTGCTGTTCTCAAGGCTGTGTTTGTACTTG GGGATGCGGAACTGAAGGGTTCAGGCTTCACTGTGACAGGAGGAACAGAAGAACttccagaggaggagggaggaggtggcagcGGCGGTCGGAGGCAGGGTGGCCGCAACATCTCTGTGGAGACAGCCAGTCTGGATGTCTATGCCAAGTACGTGCTACGCAGCATCTGCCAGCAG GAGTGGGTAGGAGAGCGTTGCCTTAAATCCCTGTGTGAGGACAGCAATGACCTGCAAGACCCAGTGTTGAGTAGCGCCCAGGCCCAGCGCCTCATGCAGCTCATCTGCTACCCACACCGGCTGCTGGACAGCGAGGATGGGGAAAACCCCCAGCGGCAACGCATTAAGCGTATTCTTCAG AACTTGGACCAGTGGACCATGCGCCAGTCTTCCCTGGAGCTGCAGCTGATGATCAAGCAGACCCCTAACAAT GAGATGAACTCCCTCTTAGAGAACATCGCCAAGGCCACAATCGAGGTTTTCCAACAGTCCGCAGAGACAGGGTCATCTTCTGGAAACACTGCAAGCAACATGCCCAGCAGCAGCAAGACCAAGCCTGTGCTCAG CTCCCTAGAGCGCTCTGGTGTATGGCTGGTGGCTCCTCTCATTGCCAAACTGCCCACCTCAGTCCAGGGGCATGTGTTAAAGGCTGCTGGGGAAGAATTGGAGAAGGGCCAGCACCTGGGTTCCTCTTCCCGCAAAGAACGCGATCGACAAAAGCAGAAGAG CATGTCCCTGTTGAGCCAGCAGCCCTTCTTATCCCTGGTGCTGACGTGTCTGAAGGGGCAGGACGAGCAGCGCGAGGGACTCCTTACCTCCCTCTACAGCCAGATCCACCAG ATTGTGAATAATTGGAGAGATGACCAGTACTTAGACGATTGCAAACCAAAGCAGCTAATGCATGAGGCACTCAAACTGCGGCTCAACCTG GTGGGGGGCATGTTTGACACGGTGCAGCGCAGCACCCAGCAGACCACGGAGTGGGCTGTGCTCCTCCTGGAGATCATCATCAGCGGCACTGTCGACATGCAGTCCAACAA CGAGCTCTTCACCACCGTCTTGGACATGCTGAGCGTGCTCATCAATGGCACCCTGGCGGCGGACATGTCCAGCATCTCCCAGGGCAGCATGGAGGAAAACAAACGTGCCTACATGAACCTGGTGAAGAAGCTGCGG AAAGAGTTGGGGGAGCGCCAGTCAGACAGTCTGGAAAAAGTTCGCCAGCTGCTCCCACTGCCCAAGCCAACCCGAGATGTCATCACTTGTGAGCCACAGGGCTCCCTTATCGACACCAAGGGCAATAAGATCGCTGGCTTCGACTCCATCTTCAAGAAGGAG GGTCTGCAGGTTTCCACCAAACAAAAGATCTCCCCCTGGGATCTTTTTGAGGGCTTGAAGCCATCAGCACCACTGTCTTGGGGCTGGTTTGGAACAGTCCGGGTGGACCGGCGCGTGGCCCGCGGAGAGGAGCAGCAGCGGCTGCTGCTGTACCACACGCACCTgaggccccggccccgcgcctaTTACCTGGAGCCGCTGCCACTGCCACCGGAAGATGaggagccccccgcccccaccctgctgGAGCCTGAGAAAAAGGCCCCAGAGCCCCCCAAGACGGACAAACCTGGGGCCGCTCCCCCTAGCACTGAGGAACGCAAGAAAAAGTCCACCAAGGGCAAGAAACGCAGCCAGCCAGCCGCCAAGACAGAG GACTATGGGATGGGCCCAGGCCGGAGCGGCCCGTATGGTGTGACAGTGCCTCCGGACCTCCTGCACCATGCCAACCCTGGCTCCATGTCCCACCTCAGTTACAGGCAGGGCTCCATAGGCCTCTACACCCAGAACCAGCCACTGCCGGCAG GTGGCCCCCGCGTGGACCCATACCGCCCCGTGCGGTTACCGATGCAGAAGCTGCCGACCCGACCACCTTACCCTGGCGTGCTGCCCACAACCATGTCTGGCGTCATGGGACTGGAACCCTCCTCGTATAAGACATCTGTGTACCGACAGCAGCAGCCTGCGGTGCCCCAAGGACAGCGCCTTCGCCAACAGCTCCAGGCAAAGATA CAGAGTCAGGGGATGTTGGGACAGTCATCTGTCCATCAGATGACTCCCAGCTCTTCCTACGGTTTGCAGACCTCCCAG GGCTATACTCCTTATGTTTCTCATGTGGGATTGCAGCAACACGCAGGCCCTGCAGGTACCATGGTGCCCCCCAGCTACTCCAGCCAGCCTTATCAGAGCACCCACTCTTCTACCAATCCTACTCTTGTAGATCCTACTCGCCACCTGCAGCAGCGGCCCAGTGGCTACGTGCACCAGCAGGCACCAACCTACGGACACGGGCTGACCTCCACTCAAAG GTTTTCCCACCAGACGCTGCAGCAGACACCCATGATAGGCACCATGACCCCGCTGGGTGCCCAGGGTGTCCAGGCCAGTGTCCGGTCGGCCTCCATCCTGcctgagcagcagcagcaacagcagcagcagcaacagcagcagcagcagcagcagcaacagcagcagcagcagcagcagcagcaacagtaCCACAtccggcagcagcagcagcagcagatccTGCGG cagcagcagcaacagcagcagcagcagcaacagcagcagcagcagcaacagcagcagcaacagcagcagcagcagcagcagcagcagcaacaagcacaccagcagcagcagcaggcggCGCCGCCCCAGCCGCagccccagtcccagccccag TTCCAGCGCCAGGGGCTTCAGCAGacacagcaacaacaacagaCAGCAGCTTTGGTCCGGCAACTCCAACAACAGCTCTCCA ATACCCAGCCACAGCCCAGTACCAACATATTTGGACGCTACTGA